In one window of Branchiostoma lanceolatum isolate klBraLanc5 chromosome 15, klBraLanc5.hap2, whole genome shotgun sequence DNA:
- the LOC136420754 gene encoding E3 ubiquitin-protein ligase Midline-1-like yields the protein MEGNNETEGDSGSVTSEPVPEDMTTSSPCPSDGQDSVEELGVNSQSPVMENRCKESTSNGVEEQSQPLPCQLCEEDPTRIAVKTCTVCTVRYCEQCLALTHPPRPPFSEHKLINPRTSFKKTVMCPDHPTKPVEMYCVQDLTPVCLLCEKVGRHKQHNMAALEEVFSHRRAELQAGVDRLGAWLTDGEEKVRKLQEKQENVKNSAAELKSTIEKECDDLVDRISRRSTEMDRQLAVVSNSDTANLARLIRDVQDNTPKAHASLSKAEDLLNETDHANFLQSSASVMAEIQRMVPIFGMDVENIACSIDNLTVDFSQQKQVVETMNMHKRYVPAVFPSPHGFPGAMSPYVQHAPLGTPSFPVVHGPPFHAFPTSTSGFTAVPAAYCPCPPQGTLKTRQPASQGQVQPVSSYAPGGYHPPVPVATYPPRVGAPPSVQHPPAQPTILHDLCSTSMEGVYISWQTVSNADEYEVRYTVGGPQVVAVVHSCSFTARYLNPATKYRFEIRARNVAGSSLPSVTYLVTDGRGFKFRFDPKTAGRFLTFSGQNTRVAVTDREERPGGSPARFTDGNTVFGDKDVTSGQHYWEVSGAGSHYAVGVAYASMPRDRDIRDTTKSWAFVQHEKTQTFHQNETTISRHEVDAVPSRIGVLLDYDAGQICVYNADRGTTICTHKTAFTDPVYPAFSLWQGSLQLYTGLEKQQAIVQHALREEPLTAAILASVPSQERKQMLGERIFPIVEESHPKLAGKITGMLLEIDNAELLHMLDSRESLKAKVTEAVAVLDAHEKHVHEQSGDAGK from the exons ATGGAAGGAAACAACGAGACAGAGGGAGATTCCGGCTCGGTAACAAGTGAGCCTGTCCCCGAAGACATGACGACTAGCTCCCCTTGCCCTTCAGACGGACAGGACTCAGTAGAAGAGCTGGGGGTTAACTCTCAGTCACCAGTCATGGAGAACAG ATGCAAGGAGTCAACAAGCAACGGCGTCGAGGAACAGTCCCAACCACTCCCCTGTCAGCTCTGTGAGGAGGACCCCACCAGAATAGCTGTTAAAACTTGTACGGTTTGCACGGTGCGATACTGTGAACAATGCCTGGCTCTAACGCACCCACCACGCCCACCGTTTTCCGAACACAAGCTGATCAACCCACGGACTTCCTTTAAAAAG ACCGTGATGTGCCCCGACCACCCCACCAAACCAGTGGAGATGTACTGTGTACAGGACTTGACTCCCGTCTGTCTGCTGTGTGAGAAGGTGGGCAGACACAAGCAGCACAACATGGCGGCCCTGGAGGAGGTGTTCTCCCACAGACGGGCCGAGCTGCAGGCCGGGGTGGACCGCCTGGGGGCGTGGTTGACAGATGGGGAGGAAAAAGTCCGTAAGCTTCAGGAGAAACAAGAGAATGTGAAGAACAG CGCCGCGGAACTGAAGTCCACGATCGAGAAGGAATGCGATGACTTGGTCGACCGCATCAGCAGACGCAGTACCGAGATGGACCGCCAGTTGGCGGTAGTCAGTAACAGTGACACCGCAAATCTCGCGAGACTGATACGCGACGTTCAGGACAACACCCCCAAGGCGCATGCGTCACTGAGCAAGGCAGAAGATTTACTCAACGAGACAGACCATGCTAATTTTCTGCAATCATCGGCGTCTGTTATGGCAGAAATCCAGAGAATGGTCCCAATATTCGGCATGGATGTTGAGAACATTGCGTGTTCCATCGACAATCTAACCGTCGACTTCAGTCAGCAAAAACAAGTTGTAGAAACCATGAACATGCATAAAAGGTATGTCCCTGCAGTTTTCCCTTCGCCGCACGGTTTCCCTGGAGCTATGAGTCCGTATGTACAACATGCACCCTTAGGTACGCCAAGTTTCCCCGTTGTCCATGGACCCCCTTTCCATGCATTTCCAACTTCAACGTCGGGGTTCACTGCAGTACCCGCAGCGTATTGCCCATGCCCACCGCAAGGGACGCTCAAGACCCGTCAACCCGCAAGTCAAGGGCAAGTACAACCCGTATCGTCGTATGCGCCTGGAGGGTATCATCCGCCTGTACCAGTGGCGACTTATCCTCCTCGCGTAGGTGCGCCCCCTAGCGTACAACATCCACCAGCGCAGCCAACAATCTTGCACGACCTTTGCAGCACGTCAATGGAAGGAGTTTACATATCATGGCAAACTGTTTCCAACGCTGATGAATACGAGGTACGGTACACAGTCGGAGGCCCCCAAGTAGTCGCGGTGGTACATAGCTGCTCATTCACAGCGAGGTATCTGAATCCAGCTACGAAGTACAGGTTCGAAATTCGAGCTAGAAATGTGGCCGGATCATCTCTACCAAGCGTTACCTACCTGGTGACAGATGGGCGAGGCTTCAAGTTCAGGTTCGATCCGAAAACGGCTGGGCGTTTCCTGACATTTTCCGGCCAGAACACGCGCGTAGCGGTGACCGACCGTGAGGAAAGGCCGGGCGGTTCACCGGCACGTTTCACCGATGGAAACACAGTTTTCGGGGACAAAGATGTCACCAGTGGGCAACACTACTGGGAAGTAAGCGGGGCTGGCTCTCACTACGCCGTCGGTGTCGCTTACGCGAGCATGCCCAGAGACCGTGACATCCGGGACACGACCAAGTCGTGGGCTTTTGTACAGCACGAGAAAACGCAGACGTTCCACCAAAACGAGACGACCATCTCCCGTCACGAGGTAGATGCTGTGCCGTCCAGGATCGGTGTACTCTTGGACTACGATGCCGGGCAAATCTGCGTGTACAACGCAGACAGGGGAACCACCATCTGCACACACAAGACCGCGTTCACAGACCCGGTCTACCCGGCATTCTCTCTGTGGCAGGGCTCCCTCCAGCTCTACACTGGACTG GAGAAACAGCAGGCCATCGTCCAGCATGCTTTGCGAGAAGAACCTCTgacggccgccatcttggcttcTGTGCCATCACAGGAGCGAAAGCAAATGTTGGGGGAACGGATTTTTCCAATCGTCGAG GAGTCTCACCCCAAACTTGCCGGTAAGATCACCGGCATGCTTCTGGAAATCGACAACGCGGAGTTGTTACACATGTTGGACAGTCGCGAGAGTCTCAAGGCTAAG GTGACTGAGGCTGTAGCCGTGCTGGATGCACATGAAAAACATGTCCACGAACAGTCTGGGGACGCCGGAAAATAA